One stretch of Pomacea canaliculata isolate SZHN2017 linkage group LG1, ASM307304v1, whole genome shotgun sequence DNA includes these proteins:
- the LOC112556836 gene encoding uncharacterized protein LOC112556836 isoform X4, protein MRESTSRGFPLTAVKSSLTNGYIKSKRCLALVRDWREGVMKELERERMLRVDTEQRLHEMRVESDSCRARLQALQDEFRKMEEMVQEMLQYKTKIDQLKQEKTNLTVTYENNLQKCRNHISRLERENMMLLNQVKKMESQLHGKGDERDKSRLLLERLKMVEAENSSLVLENEQQRQQYEKCLDQIANQVVQALLAQKTLREECMKLQQRVQDLELQNQQLNHMFQQRVRFPSDSALQHLSCSNSTYVCQTAAGSGEVTSAQFLQGSAASLQSMCSETQMFDDSPGQPQMSTPPPWLRDRLELLPLDDDVSLSSSSSGSPSSPTTPATFQDRPTISMSAILVPGMTTKIETEFPATNSSPKVKRINVFERGTRSLERRRGGFAPLSYAAGPGRGNSGSVRLQRKTRLHQVSSDAQTGIPHLQNGVQLVTGGKQAKPKADVPESATVSPRLFCQGVEGLTKLATPGASSSADHAVGGQPNVAADSTSKLLNFSSLIIDKVKLRRKNSAASGDDAVHAAYCTPMRNSLPPSVPFHSQYYYDYSDEDSDSRPVSRICSSASTVSLSELLDTSGEAELPLDEDFFSDWSSVYLSPQHKLSNRPSNIHSLSVQEPSPCSQENGLQKTLEAQGEITVSESSSEKKKCTESKAAPIADCEPSSYRKPEAPRSACKTSLGTSEGPRVKDCRDLNTIAAARVDIVNCMAGNSKSSSNAFDSGQGISEAMSSTHDTLVKQTESPSEKGAASKNVKAEKAEVNTVSVFKSVTEVQLPTKQTGVLLNGSTLNLKAGLRDCSPSNTSQHFVENASPQVTEARDGCVKARDKNVESNCSIRNDIPFCRDLVTSVISCDALGTTTKLKSQPLTGEEKSRVCRPDHLILAPADKHFNFHGFTSSSSCSSEENSSLIFLPTKHIRGTSPPGVCGAKESSEASPLYNPDSAKANKIPPPVPQKPSRISPDAATKSVPQVVLPKGSLAAGDPGGSVCGSETVGKFPASTTLTVGFMTCPQMQIQHLSSDDHDSVQDFVNLLVKDMKERVARHTEWSTISSSTSSTTTTVSSAGTLAYCKSLDSSFESLRAERSGSKDDGYSTMSSDIHPNAMDRYAFPDSSGGKPSVEGTSSGKKVSEREQSHMQEGASISMRDKSFETSDQDSAMETSTHSMDTRTSSQSLSSQVSSSSGDNALSPVSKVTRMARFFEEEAGKTCRSNQQRPGSCALSSPLSPTLSSVGTPDSSLCLSPSSSQSPCSVVQPSIPCTMAMRSSLHSFVPQSGESGLSYAGVHSPLSVPFHSPASSGKVHLQRTQDELKCEPGPLQSGLPHPHTASSSDSSTPSDVLVACPLNDKQLQSSPDILQYQLHSVCDSVRLLPSPNLSLPMNSTSRRENVMSWPPCKQNTSLAGLSSNRSHTDNPSASAHWEPALLHVSEEKFLDDIPEESSDEWENLYVRTFQEQQQQQQQQQQQAHKSLHQHFSGTQQQPSSSKMLAGSTTFLTKAKSESNLWEKPQLGSLYDEMMSGSWDSSKVLERSASVSEVDCRSRILCAQERASLQHSADKIFLDETEINQRVAVLLGRTQLGSAEDDLDSETETAQQIMDLKKTLMSKCLPSLPKWKPQETVEKLKKNSTPSPSSIQKMDGISAEDWLLKFTKEEIEKHTSGSLRLDVNMVGEGLGKYFGNRGENERSQTSGESDFCYNSQDSEPIVEGQGPVSAEDADSSECSARSPVEEQKQFNSQFYSLCLVESSRSLSSSVASFDHDHDREHEGDDQFQPPISHPSFLINEIKSKEFDDIARQIASLSRTVDELSRSLNSLNSAGSGGSNQDLRASSLNHNGSEAVSDAGATKQECIDGYHWVDDEFYLTSCGGEVIIGSATFLEEGLHGYCEDGAGEEGGLFHSNDDDDEDDNSDHVGHMDASDDFFTIRMPLNTVLSNNCQFQSKKGLTERELLLNRLTQFRYNSDGQLDQQDTGVDEACMGWRMENSVSHASLSGQERDYAGNSLIDKETRTNLLGSVLASGGESNDSLSSDIGLDHMMCQRLIGRKGKLDVVRIALQKPRPVLDFSKFFIHFGKPEQEAVAAFDFLEDISTSESGSENPSDPMSRRSCNANHVLSKETLLRQAAAAGHLSSACNAPRLFSGSDFTKFCVPKDNAGNMVPQHHPHNDTYQCQPQVHLGHHHHQQQQVERRRTLDTPKDGGATTSSTPPLRRRKMRQRRRRAELRLASNRGGDGLSPKSGAVKTRTGTKAIRSRRGERMHGEWPDLKQAEPAMSTLSLSSDSCCDGSSSSSSPSVTDLTKF, encoded by the exons GATGGAGGAGATGGTGCAGGAGATGCTACAGTACAAGACCAAGATCGATCAGCTGAAGCAGGAGAAAACCAACCTGACAGTAACATACGAG aataactTGCAGAAATGCCGGAATCATATCAGCAGgttagagagagaaaacatgATGCTGCTGAATCAGGTGAAAAAGATGGAATCTCAG CTTCATGGCAAGGGGGATGAGCGAGACAAGTCCCGGCTGCTGCTGGAGCGGCTGAAGATGGTGGAGGCAGAGAACTCAAGCTTGGTGCTGGAGAATGAGCAGCAGCGCCAACAGTACGAGAAGTGCCTGGACCAGATTGCCAACCAAGTGGTGCAAGCTTTGTTGGCACAGAAG ACATTGCGGGAGGAATGCATGAAACTGCAGCAGAGAGTACAAGATCTTGAGCTGCAGAACCAGCAGCTGAACCACATGTTCCAGCAACGTGTACGGTTTCCTTCCGATTCAGCCTTGCAG CACCTGTCTTGTAGCAACAGTACGTATGTGTGTCAGACAGCTGCAGGCTCAGGAGAGGTGACTAGTGCTCAGTTTCTGCAGGGCAGCGCAGCCTCATTGCAGAGCATGTGCAGTGAGACA CAGATGTTTGATGACAGCCCTGGCCAACCACAAATGAGCACCCCACCACCATGGCTGAGAGACAGGCTGGAATTGTTACCTCTAGACGATGATGTCAGCCTGTCAAGTTCTTCCAGTGGCAGTCCCTCCTCACCCACTACTCCTGCTACCTTCCAGGACCGGCCCACCATTTCAATGTCAGCCATTCTAGTTCCTGGCATGACCACAAAGATAGAGACAGAGTTTCCTGCGACCAATTCCAGCCCCAAAGTCAAACGAATTAACGTGTTTGAAAGGGGCACACGGTCGTTGGAGAGAAGGCGTGGTGGATTTGCTCCCTTGTCATATGCAGCTGGCCCTGGTAGAGGAAATTCAGGGTCAGTGAGACTTCAAAGAAAGACAAGGCTTCATCAGGTTTCTTCTGATGCACAGACTGGAATCCCACATCTACAGAATGGTGTACAGCTTGTGACAGGAGGAAAGCAGGCAAAGCCAAAAGCAGATGTTCCAGAATCTGCCACTGTCTCACCAAGATTATTTTGTCAAGGTGTAGAAGGTTTGACAAAGCTGGCAACACCTGGTGCATCCTCTTCAGCAGATCATGCTGTTGGTGGTCAGCCAAATGTTGCTGCAGATTCTACCAGCAAGCTTCTGAACTTCAGCTCTCTAATAATAGACAAGGTGAAACTCAGGCGCAAGAACTCTGCAGCAAGTGGTGACGATGCTGTGCATGCTGCATATTGCACCCCAATGCGCAATTCTCTTCCCCCTTCAGTGCCATTTCACAGCCAGTACTATTATGACTACAGTGATGAGGatagtgactcacgacctgtctCACGTATCTGCAGCAGTGCATCAACTGTCTCCCTTAGTGAACTGCTGGACACAAGTGGTGAAGCTGAACTCCCGTTAGATGAAGACTTCTTTTCTGATTGGTCCTCTGTATATCTCTCCCCACAGCATAAACTTTCCAACAGACCCAGCAACATCCATTCACTTTCAGTGCAAGAGCCAAGCCCTTGCAGTCAGGAAAATGGGCTTCAAAAGACACTGGAAGCCCAAGGAGAAATCACTGTCTCTGAATCATccagtgagaaaaaaaagtgtacggAGTCAAAAGCAGCCCCTATAGCTGACTGTGAGCCATCatcatacagaaaaccagaggCTCCTCGATCTGCATGCAAGACAAGTCTAGGGACCAGTGAAGGGCCCAGAGTGAAAGACTGTAGAGACTTGAATACTATAGCAGCAGCTAGGGTTGACATCGTAAACTGCATGGCAGGCAATTCCAAATCATCTTCGAATGCTTTTGATTCTGGACAAGGCATCTCTGAAGCTATGTCAAGCACTCATGATACCTTAGTCAAGCAGACTGAGTCACCTTCTGAGAAAGGTGCTGCTTCTAAAAATGTTAAAGCAGAGAAAGCAGAAGTGAACACTGTTTCCGTGTTTAAGTCAGTTACTGAAGTTCAGCTTCCCACAAAACAGACTGGCGTATTGCTTAATGGTTCCACGTTGAACCTAAAAGCAGGGTTGAGAGATTGTAGTCCAAGTAATACCTCACaacattttgtagaaaatgCATCACCTCAAGTCACCGAAGCTAGAGATGGCTGTGTTAAAGCCCGAGATAAAAATGTGGAGAGTAACTGTTCCATCAGAAATGACATACCTTTCTGTCGTGATCTAGTGACTTCAGTCATAAGTTGTGATGCTCTTGGCAccacaacaaaactgaaatcCCAACCCCTGACAGGGGAGGAGAAGAGCAGAGTCTGCCGACCTGATCATCTGATCCTTGCTCCTGCAGACAAGCATTTCAATTTTCATGGATTCACTTCTTCTAGTTCATGTAGCTCAGAGGAAAACTCGTCACTTATATTTTTGCCCACCAAGCATATCAGAGGAACCAGTCCTCCAGGGGTATGTGGAGCCAAGGAGAGTAGTGAAGCCAGCCCTCTATACAATCCAGACAGTGCCAAAGCAAATAAAATCCCCCCACCTGTGCCTCAGAAACCATCTCGCATCAGCCCAGATGCAGCTACAAAAAGTGTGCCTCAGGTGGTGTTACCTAAAGGCAGCCTTGCTGCTGGTGACCCTGGTGGTAGTGTATGTGGCAGTGAAACTGTGGGTAAGTTCCCTGCAAGCACAACTCTCACAGTAGGGTTTATGACTTGTCCACAAATGCAGATCCAACACCTCAGCAGTGATGACCACGACTCTGTGCAAGATTTTGTCAATCTGTTGGttaaagacatgaaagaaaggGTGGCTAGACACACAGAATGGTCCACCATTAGCAGCAGCACTTCCTCTACTACCACAACTGTCTCTAGTGCAGGCACATTGGCATACTGCAAGTCTTTGGACTCCAGCTTTGAAAGCTTGAGGGCAGAACGATCTGGAAGCAAAGACGATGGGTATTCAACCATGTCAAGCGACATTCACCCTAATGCTATGGACAGGTATGCCTTTCCTGACTCTTCAGGTGGCAAGCCATCTGTTGAAGGCACAAGCTCAGGGAAGAAGGTATCAGAGAGAGAGCAGAGCCACATGCAAGAGGGGGCCTCTATAAGTATGAGGGATAAATCTTTTGAAACAAGTGACCAGGACTCAGCCATGGAGACCTCCACCCACAGCATGGACACACGCACATCGAGTCAGAGCCTGTCTTCCCAG GTTTCCTCTTCTTCTGGAGATAATGCTTTGAGCCCTGTGTCAAAAGTGACTCGCATGGCTCGATTCTTTGAAGAGGAAGCTGGGAAAACTTGCCGCAGCAACCAGCAAAGGCCTGGATCATGTGCTTTATCTAGCCCTTTGTCACCTACCCTTTCCAGTGTGGGCACACCAGACAGCTCTCTGTGCTTGAGTCCTAGCAGCAGCCAGTCTCCATGCTCAGTTGTGCAACCCTCCATTCCTTGCACCATGGCTATGAGGTCCTCTCTGCACTCTTTTGTGCCACAGTCAGGCGAATCTGGTCTGTCTTATGCAGGTGTGCATTCCCCTCTGTCAGTGCCTTTTCACAGCCCTGCCAGTTCTGGGAAGGTCCATCTACAAAGAACCCAAGATGAACTGAAATGTGAGCCTGGGCCATTACAGTCTGGCCTGCCTCATCCCCATACAGCATCCAGCAGTGACTCTAGCACACCCTCGGATGTTCTTGTAGCCTGTCCACTTAATGACAAACAGTTGCAAAGCTCCCCTGACATACTTCAGTATCAGCTGCACAGCGTGTGTGACTCAGTCAGGCTGTTGCCATCACCTAATCTTAGCCTGCCCATGAACAGCACTTCCAGAAGGGAGAACGTTATGTCTTGGCCTCCATGTAAGCAGAATACATCTCTTGCTGGTTTATCATCAAATAGATCTCACACAGATAATCCCAGTGCCTCAGCACATTGGGAGCCTGCACTATTGCATGTTAGTGAAGAGAAGTTCCTAGATGACATCCCAGAGGAAAGCAGTGATGAGTGGGAAAATCTGTATGTGCGCACTTTTCAggagcagcaacagcaacaacaacaacaacaacaacaagcacaCAAAAGTCTGCACCAACACTTTTCTGGAACTCAGCAGCAGCCCAGCAGTAGCAAGATGTTGGCAGGTTCAACCACATTTTTGACAAAAGCAAAATCAGAAAGCAACCTGTGGGAGAAGCCACAGCTAGGATCATTGTATGATGAGATGATGTCTGGCAGCTGGGATAGCAGTAAAGTGCTGGAGCGGTCTGCCTCTGTATCAGag GTGGATTGTCGCAGTCGAATTCTGTGTGCTCAAGAACGGGCATCGCTGCAACACAGtgctgataaaatatttcttgatgaaACAGAAATCAACCAGCGAGTGGCAGTGCTCTTAGGAAGAACT CAGCTGGGCTCAGCTGAAGATGATTTGGACAGTGAAACAGAGACTGCTCAGCAGATCATGGACTTAAAGAAAACACTCATGTCAAAATGCTTACCCAGTCTTCCAAAGTGGAAACCACAAGAGACAgttgaaaaattgaaaaag AACTCCACCCCTTCACCATCCTCTATCCAAAAGATGGATGGCATCAGTGCAGAAGATTGGCTGCTGAAGTTCACAAAGGAGGAAATTGAGAAACATACTTCTGGTTCCCTCAGGCTGGATGTGAATATGGTTGGCGAAGGCTTGGGGAAGTACTTTGGCAATAGaggagagaatgagaggagtCAGACTTCTGGAGAATCAGACTTTTGTTACAACAGTCAGGATTCAGAACCCATAGTGGAGGGCCAAGGGCCTGTAAGTGCGGAAGATGCAGATTCCAGCGAGTGTAGTGCTAGATCTCCAGTAGAAGAACAAAAGCAGTTCAACAGCCAGTTCTACAGTCTCTGCTTGGTGGAGTCCAGCAGAAGTCTGTCCTCAAGTGTTGCTAGTTTCGACCACGACCACGATCGTGAGCATGAGGGAGATGACCAGTTCCAGCCTCCCATTTCTCACCCTTCTTTTTTgatcaatgaaataaaatcaaaagagtTTGATGACATTGCACGACAAATTGCCAGTCTGTCTCGAACAGTGGATGAGCTCAGTCGCAGCTTGAACAGCCTTAACAGTGCAGGATCCGGAGGATCCAACCAGGACTTACGTGCCAGCTCTTTAAATCATAATGGCTCTGAAGCAGTCAGTGATGCAGGAGCAACAAAACAA GAATGCATAGACGGATATCACTGGGTGGATGACGAGTTTTACCTCACTTCCTGCGGAGGGGAGGTTATCATTGGCAGTGCCACTTTTCTGGAAGAGGGGCTTCATGGCTACTGTGAAGATGGAGCAGGTGAAGAGGGAGGTCTCTTCCActccaatgatgatgatgatgaagatgataatagTGATCATGTGGGACACATGGATGCCAGTGACGACTTCTTTACTATAAGAATGCCTCTGAACACTGTTCTGTCAAACAACTGCCAGTTTCAGTCTAAAAAAG GCCTTACAGAAAGAGAGCTGCTGCTGAACAGGCTGACACAGTTTCGATACAACAGTGACGGTCAGCTGGACCAGCAGGACACAGGGGTAGATGAGGCATGCATGGGCTGGCGCATGGAGAATTCTGTTTCACATGCCAGTCTTAGTGGTCAGGAGAGAGACTATGCAGGAAACAGCTTGATTGACAAAGAg ACGCGGACAAACTTACTGGGGTCTGTTCTGGCATCGGGAGGGGAGAGCAATGACAGTCTGTCAAGTGATATTGGTCTGGACCACATGATGTGCCAACGCCTCATTGGTCGCAAAG GCAAGTTGGATGTGGTACGAATTGCTTTGCAAAAGCCCCGTCCAGTGCTTGACTTCTCCAAATTTTTCATCCACTTTGGTAAGCCAGAGCAGGAGGCAGTGGCAGCATTCGATTTCCTTGAGGACATTTCGACTTCAGAATCTGGGTCAGAGAATCCCTCTGACCCCATGTCAAGGAGGTCATGTAATGCTAATCATGTGCTGAGCAAGGAAACTCTTCTGCGTCAAGCAGCTGCAGCAGGTCACCTGTCCTCAGCATGCAACGCTCCCAGGCTGTTCTCAGGGAGCGATTTTACTAAATTTTGTGTGCCAAAAGACAACGCAGGCAATATGGTGCCTCAGCACCATCCTCATAATGACACATACCAGTGCCAACCACAGGTCCACCTAGggcaccaccatcaccaacagcaacaggtggagaggaggaggacacTAGATACCCCAAAAGATGGAGGcgccaccaccagcagcacgcCACCATTACGCAGACGCAAAATGCGGCAGAGAAGACGGCGGGCTGAACTGCGGCTGGCATCCAACAGGGGAGGAGATGGGCTGTCACCAAAGTCAGGTGCAGTTAAAACCAGAACTGGCACAAAAGCCATACGAAGCCgaagaggagagagaatgcATGGAGAGTGGCCAGACCTTAAGCAGGCAGAGCCTGCTATGAGCACACTGTCCCTTAGCAGTGACTCTTGCTGTGATGGTAGTTCCTCCTCTTCCAGCCCCAGTGTAACAGACCTGACTAAATTCTGA